The Alosa sapidissima isolate fAloSap1 chromosome 8, fAloSap1.pri, whole genome shotgun sequence genome contains a region encoding:
- the LOC121715179 gene encoding hereditary hemochromatosis protein homolog isoform X1 has product MLGLLFIFYSFHILSVKSGLHSLLLFHIYLVGETPFPESQTLFMLDDIQIGYYNSKDNKFVHRGMNGLERTPDAIELELAPKLKLNHERMKNKVSYLRQILNHTNSIHVLQRAAGCQLQENDDVGIYLSKDAFNGEAGDVRYYNPQNDSLHSDWVWPEAMDNTWPGVKPRVRLLQKTLPDSGGAKVTCRATGFYPRHINLTLLRDGQPVSDHQITGGELLPNGDETYQMRKSLEVSAEELREKHQYSCTAEHLSLDNKLDISLDHEWDSVTTSIVPSVLIAAGLVCLAGVVAFIIWRRTHTGRGSQTSLQVNTDASGTSPDCTLHSNNAPLKCSSTPS; this is encoded by the exons ATGTTGGGGCTACTGTTTATCTTCTATTCATTCCATATTCTCTCTGTAAAATCAG GTTTGCATTCTTTGTTGCTGTTTCATATATATTTAGTGGGTGAGACTCCATTCCCAGAATCCCAGACTTTGTTTATGCTGGATGACATTCAGATTGGATACTACAACTCAAAAGACAACAAGTTTGTACACAGAGGCATGAATGGTCTGGAGAGAACACCTGATGCCATAGAACTGGAACTAGCTcctaaattgaaattgaatcaTGAACGTATGAAAAATAAGGTCTCTTATCTGAGACAGATTCTGaaccacacaaaca GTATTCATGTTCTACAGAGAGCTGCAGGATGTCAGTTACAGGAAAATGACGACGTAGGAATTTACTTGAGCAAAGACGCATTCAACGGGGAGGCTGGAGATGTCCGCTATTACAATCCACAAAATGACAGCCTTCATTCTGACTGGGTGTGGCCAGAAGCAATGGACAATACATGGCCTGGGG TGAAGCCCAGAGTCAGGCTCCTCCAGAAGACACTCCCAGACTCTGGAGGGGCCAAAGTGACCTGCCGGGCCACTGGTTTCTACCCCCGTCACATCAACCTGACCCTGCTCAGAGACGGCCAGCCTGTGTCTGACCACCAGATCACTGGGGGGGAACTGCTACCTAATGGAGATGAGACGTACCAGATGAGGAAGAGCCTGGAGGTCAGTGCAGAGGAACTAAGAGAGAAACACCAGTACTCCTGCACAGCTGAACACCTCAGCCTGGACAACAAGCTGGACATCAGTTTAG aTCATGAGTGGGATTCAGTAACCACATCCATTGTGCCCTCCGTGCTTATTGCTGCTGGGTTAGTGTGTCTTGCTGGAGTCGTTGCCTTTATCATATGGAGGAGGACCCACACAG GTCGAGGCTCACAGACCTCTCTGCAAGTGAACACAGACGCTTCAG
- the LOC121715179 gene encoding major histocompatibility complex class I-related gene protein-like isoform X2, translating into MLGLLFIFYSFHILSVKSGIHVLQRAAGCQLQENDDVGIYLSKDAFNGEAGDVRYYNPQNDSLHSDWVWPEAMDNTWPGVKPRVRLLQKTLPDSGGAKVTCRATGFYPRHINLTLLRDGQPVSDHQITGGELLPNGDETYQMRKSLEVSAEELREKHQYSCTAEHLSLDNKLDISLDHEWDSVTTSIVPSVLIAAGLVCLAGVVAFIIWRRTHTGRGSQTSLQVNTDASGTSPDCTLHSNNAPLKCSSTPS; encoded by the exons ATGTTGGGGCTACTGTTTATCTTCTATTCATTCCATATTCTCTCTGTAAAATCAG GTATTCATGTTCTACAGAGAGCTGCAGGATGTCAGTTACAGGAAAATGACGACGTAGGAATTTACTTGAGCAAAGACGCATTCAACGGGGAGGCTGGAGATGTCCGCTATTACAATCCACAAAATGACAGCCTTCATTCTGACTGGGTGTGGCCAGAAGCAATGGACAATACATGGCCTGGGG TGAAGCCCAGAGTCAGGCTCCTCCAGAAGACACTCCCAGACTCTGGAGGGGCCAAAGTGACCTGCCGGGCCACTGGTTTCTACCCCCGTCACATCAACCTGACCCTGCTCAGAGACGGCCAGCCTGTGTCTGACCACCAGATCACTGGGGGGGAACTGCTACCTAATGGAGATGAGACGTACCAGATGAGGAAGAGCCTGGAGGTCAGTGCAGAGGAACTAAGAGAGAAACACCAGTACTCCTGCACAGCTGAACACCTCAGCCTGGACAACAAGCTGGACATCAGTTTAG aTCATGAGTGGGATTCAGTAACCACATCCATTGTGCCCTCCGTGCTTATTGCTGCTGGGTTAGTGTGTCTTGCTGGAGTCGTTGCCTTTATCATATGGAGGAGGACCCACACAG GTCGAGGCTCACAGACCTCTCTGCAAGTGAACACAGACGCTTCAG